A genomic segment from Dermacentor silvarum isolate Dsil-2018 chromosome 11, BIME_Dsil_1.4, whole genome shotgun sequence encodes:
- the LOC125941357 gene encoding uncharacterized protein LOC125941357, whose protein sequence is MQMITAALSHVLLPVLAAACSRPPSEHAPFCHRFSDQRGIAHDFAFPDTCVQPTQQWVLDSSWVPASTSTLSSSSTIKDSLPLRPLCGLGGCATTVAPNPLVFAMQVGTRHSLFAKRCSDYCLVQLPSPHCCLALIGECVGVIRRLLILSGDIETNPGPDTNDVLKELQKISASQNTLISEVQGLKSQIVNTDKILMDLNKRMTELEHHYQAMIPLQNELEAVKCASAQTASLVSVIENRLDDADNRSRRNNLIFYGLPDTNPKETFAQSEKLVIDEIADTMKVNLESKDIERAHRLGRYSPNRHRPIIIKFASYKTKESVLSNGRKLKGTNHSVSEDFSPAVRNARKHLIAYAKSQSMPFSMRFKTLVMGSQRYEYDESTKSVKKIQ, encoded by the coding sequence ATGCAGATGATCACCGCTGCCCTTTCGCACGTGCTGCTGCCCGTACTGGCGGCTGCTTGTTCCAGGCCTCCCTCTGAGCATGCGCCCTTTTGTCACCGATTTTCGGATCAGCGGGGCATCGCACATGACTTCGCCTTTCCGGATACCTGTGTGCAGCCAACACAGCAATGGGTGCTCGATTCATCGTGGGTTCCTGCATCGACATCGACGCTCTCCAGCTCGTCTACTATAAAAGACAGCCTACCACTCCGGCCGctctgtgggcttggtggctgcgccACGACGGTGGCGCCTAATCCACTGGTTTTCGCCATGCAGGTTGGTACAAGGCACAGCCTTTTTGCAAAGAGGTGTAGCGACTATTGTCTGGTGCAGCTTCCGAGCCCACATTGCTGCCTTGCTCTTATTGGTGAATGTGTAGGAGTGATTCGCCGCTTACTAATACTCTCTGGCGACATTGAAACTAACCCGGGACCCGACACGAACGATGTACTGAAAGAATTGCAAAAGATTTCAGCCAGTCAAAACACACTAATCAGTGAGGTTCAAGGCTTAAAAAGTCAGATTGTAAATACCGATAAGATTCTAATGGACTTGAACAAACGAATGACCGAACTGGAACATCATTACCAGGCCATGATACCCCTTCAAAATGAATTAGAAGCTGTCAAATGTGCCTCTGCTCAAACTGCCAGCCTTGTATCCGTCATTGAAAATCGCCTAGACGATGCAGACAACCGGTCCCGAAGGAATAATTTAATTTTCTATGGTCTTCCTGATACTAACCCCAAAGAAACCTTCGCACAATCAGAAAAGCTGGTCATTGATGAAATCGCGGATACCATGAAGGTTAACCTTGAGTCCAAAGATATCGAACGTGCTCATCGCCTTGGTCGCTATTCACCTAACCGGCACCGTCCCATCATTATCAAATTCGCATCATATAAAACGAAAGAATCAGTCCTGTCTAACGGCCGCAAACTGAAAGGCACAAATCATAGCGTGAGCGAAGATTTTTCACCTGCAGTTCGGAACGCCCGCAAACATCTTAT